The following proteins are encoded in a genomic region of Vibrio sinaloensis:
- the msrB gene encoding peptide-methionine (R)-S-oxide reductase MsrB has protein sequence MKVKLQFALPLVAALAVVVSFFGVADNHMVKPNSTSQEVATLAGGCFWCTESDLEKLPGVIDVVSGYSGGKLENPTYKQVSSGKTNHIEVVKVTFDPNSVTYEQVLDQFFRHIDPTDDKGSFVDRGAHYRPAIFYHNAEQQQIAENFIYEIDQLGIFRKPLKTELIQFDKFWPAEDYHQDYYKRNKVRYNYYRYASGRDQYLDEIFGEDRNDNPVTLRSMIDQQKKAQSVKPYSKPSKQEIRAKLTDLQYYVTQEEGTERAFDNTYWDNKQPGIYVDIVSGEPLFSSTDKYKSGTGWPSFTKPINEGYIVTKTDYHLIYPRTEVRSRFADSHLGHVFKDGPAPTGLRYCMNSAAMRFIPQSDMLAQGYGDYLYLFEQ, from the coding sequence ATGAAAGTGAAGTTACAGTTTGCCCTACCCCTAGTCGCAGCATTGGCTGTTGTGGTTTCTTTTTTCGGTGTCGCAGACAATCACATGGTTAAGCCCAATAGCACAAGCCAAGAAGTCGCGACACTGGCCGGAGGCTGCTTCTGGTGTACAGAGTCGGATCTTGAGAAATTACCCGGTGTCATTGATGTTGTCTCTGGGTATTCCGGTGGCAAACTTGAGAATCCCACCTACAAACAAGTTTCCTCAGGAAAAACCAATCATATCGAAGTGGTCAAAGTGACCTTCGATCCCAACAGCGTTACCTACGAGCAAGTATTGGATCAGTTCTTTCGTCATATAGACCCTACCGATGATAAAGGCTCCTTTGTCGACCGCGGAGCGCATTATCGTCCTGCTATCTTTTATCACAACGCTGAACAACAGCAGATTGCCGAAAACTTTATCTATGAAATCGACCAATTGGGTATTTTTCGCAAGCCGCTCAAAACTGAGTTGATTCAGTTTGATAAGTTTTGGCCTGCAGAGGACTATCATCAAGACTACTACAAACGCAATAAAGTCCGTTATAACTACTATCGCTACGCCTCTGGGCGAGACCAGTATTTAGATGAGATATTCGGAGAGGATCGCAATGATAATCCGGTTACCTTGCGCAGCATGATTGACCAGCAGAAAAAAGCGCAAAGTGTGAAACCTTATTCTAAACCTTCCAAACAGGAGATCCGCGCGAAACTTACCGATCTCCAGTACTATGTTACTCAGGAAGAAGGGACAGAACGTGCATTTGATAACACCTATTGGGACAACAAACAGCCTGGTATTTATGTCGATATCGTATCCGGTGAACCCTTGTTTTCGTCTACGGATAAATACAAATCCGGCACAGGTTGGCCGAGCTTTACTAAGCCGATTAATGAAGGTTACATTGTCACTAAAACCGACTACCACTTGATTTATCCCCGCACTGAAGTGCGTAGTCGCTTTGCTGACTCTCACCTCGGACATGTGTTCAAAGATGGCCCCGCGCCTACGGGTTTGCGCTATTGTATGAACTCAGCCGCAATGCGCTTTATTCCGCAGAGCGATATGCTGGCTCAGGGATACGGTGACTATCTATACCTATTTGAGCAATAA
- the dbpA gene encoding ATP-dependent RNA helicase DbpA: MTTSFKTLSLQPELLETLDSLGYTEMTPIQQQALPMVLSGKDVIGQGKTGSGKTATFSLGLLSNLNVKRFRVQTLVLCPTRELADQVAKEIRTLARGIHNIKVLTLCGGMPMGPQIGSLEHGAHILVGTPGRILDHMSKGRISLDELNTLVLDEADRMLDMGFEDAIDTIIGAAPTKRQTLLFSATFPNNIESLAAKVMVNPEMVKVESTHEKTTIEQRFYQLNTTEERDDALETLLLTHKPESSVVFCNTKKEVQNVADELSHRGFSVVELHGDMEQREREQALTMFANKSISVLVATDVAARGLDVDNLDAVFNFELSRDPEVHVHRIGRTGRAGSKGIAFSFFSEKEAYRVARIDEYMDIAISPVQLPEKPIERPFYPKMQTIQILGGKKQKVRAGDILGALTKQAGLDGKKIGKINILAMVSYVAVEHEIVKPALKQLQTGKMKGRNFKARVMR; encoded by the coding sequence GTGACAACTTCATTTAAAACGCTTAGCCTGCAACCTGAACTGCTAGAAACCCTAGATAGTTTAGGCTATACCGAGATGACGCCGATTCAACAACAGGCACTACCTATGGTGCTTAGTGGCAAAGATGTGATTGGTCAGGGTAAAACTGGCTCCGGCAAGACGGCGACTTTCTCGCTCGGTTTGCTGAGTAACCTCAATGTAAAACGCTTTCGCGTTCAGACACTTGTTCTATGTCCAACTCGAGAGCTGGCGGATCAAGTTGCGAAAGAGATTCGTACTTTGGCACGTGGTATTCACAACATCAAAGTACTGACTCTGTGTGGTGGTATGCCGATGGGACCACAAATTGGTTCGTTGGAGCATGGCGCGCATATTTTGGTCGGTACACCAGGTCGTATCCTTGATCATATGTCAAAAGGGCGCATTAGCCTCGATGAACTGAATACGCTGGTCCTTGATGAAGCGGATCGTATGCTTGATATGGGCTTTGAAGATGCGATCGATACGATCATCGGAGCAGCGCCAACAAAACGCCAGACACTTCTGTTCAGTGCGACTTTCCCTAATAACATTGAATCACTTGCCGCTAAAGTGATGGTTAATCCGGAGATGGTTAAAGTCGAGTCGACCCATGAGAAAACCACTATTGAACAACGCTTTTACCAGCTAAATACCACCGAAGAGCGTGATGATGCGTTAGAAACACTGTTACTGACCCACAAACCTGAGTCTTCAGTTGTGTTTTGTAACACCAAGAAAGAAGTCCAAAATGTGGCAGATGAACTCAGTCACCGTGGTTTCAGTGTAGTCGAGCTTCATGGTGATATGGAACAACGTGAGCGTGAACAGGCGCTGACGATGTTCGCTAACAAGAGTATCTCTGTTCTGGTCGCAACCGATGTGGCTGCGCGCGGCTTAGATGTGGATAACTTGGATGCGGTATTCAACTTTGAGTTATCGCGCGACCCAGAGGTACACGTGCACCGCATTGGTCGTACTGGTCGCGCTGGTTCAAAAGGGATCGCATTCAGCTTCTTTAGTGAAAAAGAGGCTTACCGTGTTGCGCGCATTGACGAGTATATGGACATCGCTATTTCTCCAGTTCAGTTACCGGAAAAGCCGATTGAACGTCCTTTCTACCCAAAAATGCAGACCATTCAAATTTTAGGTGGTAAAAAGCAAAAGGTACGTGCAGGAGACATTCTTGGTGCCCTAACCAAACAAGCGGGACTGGATGGCAAAAAAATTGGCAAGATTAACATTTTGGCTATGGTGTCTTATGTCGCAGTTGAACATGAGATAGTCAAACCTGCACTGAAACAGCTACAAACGGGTAAAATGAAAGGGCGTAACTTTAAAGCTCGCGTGATGCGCTGA
- the folE gene encoding GTP cyclohydrolase I FolE → MSGLSESAKLVKDALERRGLETPMAPNSYSREEKKEKIQHHMREILSLLELDLTDDSLEETPHRIAKMYVDEIFSGLDYANFPKITVIENKMNVSEMVRVKDITVTSTCEHHLVTIDGRAAVAYIPRGKIIGLSKINRIVRFFAQRPQVQERMTQQILVALQTLLESDDVAVTIDATHYCVKSRGVMDATSETTTTALGGIFKSNPATRHEFLHGIR, encoded by the coding sequence ATGTCAGGTCTTAGCGAATCCGCAAAGTTGGTCAAAGATGCGCTAGAACGCCGAGGATTAGAGACGCCTATGGCGCCTAACTCGTATAGTCGAGAGGAGAAAAAAGAAAAAATTCAGCATCATATGCGTGAAATTCTCTCTCTATTAGAACTTGACCTTACCGACGACAGCCTAGAAGAGACACCGCATCGTATTGCTAAGATGTATGTCGACGAAATTTTCTCTGGGCTTGATTACGCCAACTTCCCCAAAATCACTGTCATTGAAAATAAGATGAATGTCAGTGAGATGGTTCGCGTTAAAGACATTACCGTGACCAGCACTTGTGAGCACCACTTGGTGACCATTGATGGTCGCGCTGCGGTTGCCTACATCCCGCGTGGCAAGATTATCGGTTTGTCGAAGATTAACCGAATTGTTCGCTTTTTTGCCCAGCGTCCACAGGTGCAAGAGCGCATGACCCAACAGATTTTAGTGGCGCTGCAAACACTGCTAGAGTCTGACGATGTGGCCGTGACCATCGATGCGACTCACTACTGCGTGAAATCGCGTGGGGTGATGGATGCAACCAGTGAAACCACTACTACAGCACTAGGTGGCATTTTTAAATCGAACCCGGCAACACGCCATGAGTTCCTGCACGGAATTCGCTAG
- the moeA gene encoding molybdopterin molybdotransferase MoeA, whose protein sequence is MGCCDAPGLMPIEEAMDKMLSPIKPIQATLQLPLADAIGYVLAEPILSPIHVPPFDNSAMDGYAIRIADLNQSTVMPLAGKSFAGQPFEGQWPKGTCIRIMTGAKIPAGCDAVIMQENTEQTDSGIKFNQSEVKPQTNIRPTGDDINQGDVVLARGARLTARDIPMIATLGISHVTVVRKPRVAFFSTGDELRPLGEPLAEGQIYDSNRYGIKPLIENFGCEAIDLGIIPDCPETLKATFEKAQTLADVVVTSGGVSVGEADYTKDILEQLGEIGFWKLAIKPGKPFAFGKLSTAWFCGLPGNPVSAVLTMYVLVQPLLAKLAGHTEWKAPESIPAVTRSAFKKAPGRTDYQRGIYSIDNGQFVVETTGNQSSGAFRSMSLANCFVVLERERGRVEVGETVNIQLFNSTLY, encoded by the coding sequence ATGGGCTGCTGTGATGCACCAGGCTTAATGCCAATTGAAGAAGCGATGGACAAAATGTTGTCGCCAATTAAACCCATCCAAGCGACTTTACAACTGCCATTGGCCGATGCGATCGGCTATGTACTCGCTGAACCGATCCTTTCTCCAATTCATGTCCCGCCGTTCGATAACTCGGCAATGGATGGCTACGCGATACGTATTGCCGACCTGAACCAGAGCACAGTTATGCCCCTCGCAGGCAAGTCATTTGCTGGCCAACCATTTGAAGGCCAATGGCCAAAGGGCACCTGTATCAGAATCATGACCGGGGCTAAAATTCCAGCTGGCTGTGATGCCGTGATCATGCAAGAGAACACCGAGCAAACCGATTCGGGAATTAAGTTCAACCAATCTGAAGTCAAGCCACAGACAAACATCCGTCCCACTGGCGACGATATCAATCAAGGTGATGTCGTGTTAGCCAGAGGTGCCCGTCTTACGGCTCGTGACATTCCGATGATCGCGACCTTAGGTATCAGTCACGTGACTGTGGTGCGCAAACCACGCGTTGCCTTCTTCTCAACTGGCGATGAGTTAAGACCATTGGGCGAGCCACTCGCCGAAGGCCAGATTTATGACAGTAACCGCTACGGGATTAAGCCGCTCATTGAGAATTTTGGCTGTGAAGCCATTGACCTCGGGATTATTCCTGACTGTCCAGAAACACTCAAAGCAACCTTTGAAAAGGCGCAAACTCTCGCGGATGTCGTCGTTACCTCTGGCGGCGTGAGCGTTGGCGAAGCCGATTACACCAAAGATATACTCGAGCAACTCGGTGAAATCGGTTTTTGGAAATTGGCCATCAAACCGGGTAAACCTTTTGCTTTTGGTAAGCTATCAACCGCTTGGTTCTGCGGCTTGCCTGGCAACCCAGTTTCTGCGGTATTAACTATGTATGTTTTGGTTCAGCCACTACTAGCTAAACTGGCGGGTCATACCGAATGGAAAGCGCCGGAATCGATTCCAGCGGTAACACGAAGTGCATTCAAAAAAGCGCCCGGGCGCACCGATTACCAGCGCGGTATTTACTCAATTGATAACGGTCAGTTTGTGGTCGAAACAACCGGCAATCAAAGCTCTGGTGCGTTTCGCTCGATGAGTTTGGCTAACTGTTTTGTCGTGTTAGAGCGAGAACGTGGCCGCGTCGAAGTTGGCGAAACCGTTAACATCCAACTGTTTAACTCAACACTTTACTAG
- the moeB gene encoding molybdopterin-synthase adenylyltransferase MoeB, with amino-acid sequence MEILSDQEMLRYNRQIVLKNFDFEGQEALKQSSVLVLGAGGLGCAASQYLATAGVGRLTLIDDDVVELSNLQRQVLHYDSDIGSKKVLSASNTLRQLNPFIKVDTVDRRLSDSELSDLIHQHQLVIDASDNVDTRNQLNRLCYQHKTPLVSGAAIRMEGQVSVFTYKDPSEPCYQCLSALFGSGTLSCVEAGVMAPVVGIIGAVQAMEAIKVLANYGTPKQGKVLILDALTMSWRELNLVKMASCNVCGG; translated from the coding sequence TTGGAGATCTTATCTGATCAAGAGATGCTGCGGTACAACCGTCAAATCGTACTGAAGAATTTCGACTTTGAGGGTCAAGAGGCCCTCAAGCAGAGTTCGGTGTTAGTTCTCGGAGCCGGTGGATTAGGCTGCGCCGCCAGTCAGTATCTAGCGACTGCGGGTGTCGGTCGACTCACGCTGATCGACGACGATGTGGTTGAGCTCTCCAACTTGCAGCGTCAGGTTCTGCATTATGATTCGGATATCGGGAGCAAAAAAGTGCTCTCAGCGTCCAACACGTTACGTCAGCTTAATCCCTTCATTAAGGTAGACACGGTTGACCGACGCCTAAGTGATAGCGAGCTTAGCGATCTGATTCATCAGCACCAATTGGTTATCGATGCCAGCGACAACGTCGACACTCGCAACCAACTCAATCGCCTGTGCTATCAGCATAAAACGCCATTGGTCTCAGGTGCTGCGATTCGTATGGAGGGCCAAGTGAGCGTCTTTACATACAAAGATCCTAGCGAGCCCTGTTATCAATGCCTCAGTGCTCTATTTGGCAGTGGAACGTTAAGCTGCGTCGAAGCAGGCGTTATGGCCCCTGTCGTTGGGATCATCGGTGCTGTTCAGGCGATGGAAGCAATCAAGGTTTTAGCCAACTACGGCACACCCAAGCAAGGAAAGGTTTTGATTTTGGATGCTCTCACTATGTCTTGGCGTGAATTGAATCTAGTCAAGATGGCCAGTTGTAACGTGTGCGGTGGTTGA
- a CDS encoding sulfurtransferase, which translates to MSPLVNTEWLVQQLNNPNLVILDASIEFQIPGEVEKDNINLIPGSRRFDYDTIFSDPNSSLPHMMPSEALFNQRARELGLNNESVIVVYDNSGTFASPRAWWMLKAMGHQQVYVLDGGLTEWKRQGLDVTQSYSEVTRPGNFSGVIDNRCFVDSDYVLAHIDNPNSLTVDARGLARFHGEVAEPRPGVRSGHIPNSACLPFAELMDGHRLKPLPVLKKTLSKLNPSAYPHTIFSCGSGVTACIVLLAYYICGYQNLAVYDGSWTEWGATPSLPIATD; encoded by the coding sequence ATGTCACCACTTGTGAATACCGAATGGCTAGTTCAACAACTCAACAATCCAAACTTGGTGATACTTGATGCCAGTATCGAATTTCAAATTCCGGGTGAAGTTGAGAAAGACAACATCAACCTTATTCCAGGTTCGCGTCGTTTTGACTACGACACCATCTTTAGTGATCCGAATTCGTCCCTTCCGCACATGATGCCAAGTGAAGCCTTGTTTAACCAACGGGCACGCGAGCTGGGTTTGAACAATGAATCTGTTATCGTGGTTTACGACAACAGTGGTACGTTCGCTTCTCCTCGCGCTTGGTGGATGCTCAAAGCGATGGGACACCAACAAGTCTATGTACTAGATGGCGGCTTGACCGAATGGAAGCGCCAGGGTTTAGATGTCACTCAAAGCTATAGCGAAGTCACCCGTCCGGGCAATTTCTCAGGTGTCATCGACAACCGCTGCTTCGTCGACTCCGACTACGTGCTCGCACATATTGATAACCCCAACAGCCTCACTGTGGATGCACGTGGCCTAGCCCGCTTTCATGGTGAAGTCGCTGAGCCTCGCCCTGGCGTTCGTAGTGGCCACATACCAAATTCGGCCTGTTTGCCTTTTGCCGAGCTGATGGATGGTCACAGGCTTAAACCGCTCCCAGTATTAAAAAAGACGCTCAGCAAACTCAACCCAAGCGCGTATCCACACACGATTTTCAGCTGCGGATCTGGCGTGACTGCGTGTATCGTTCTACTCGCCTACTACATTTGTGGCTATCAAAATCTTGCTGTTTATGACGGTTCATGGACAGAATGGGGTGCAACGCCATCGCTACCCATAGCAACTGACTAA
- a CDS encoding MFS transporter: MNRNVWLLSLCQALLMTGNILLISVIGLVGKTLAPSPSFITMPVALQFLGLMTATIPASLIMGKLGRKKGFGIGNIIGISGAAIATLGLAQQHFSLFCVGTFLLGIGIGFGTLYRFAAIEVCDEDARHRAISISMAGGVLAAVLGPNLAIYSQQWSNDGLYIGAFIALIGLNILALGLLQTIRFPPLVKAKVQRGSDSLKTIISQPNFLVSVFAAMVAYAVMNILMTATPLAMIGCGFDFHKAAGVIEWHVLGMFVPAFFTGRLVEKFGPRRMILTGGLLFILCVAINIHGQTIWHFRLALVLLGVGWNFMFISATGLFSQSYREENRSKAQAFNEFFVFGCVTITALLSGWLETSVGWQAMNLYVLPFVVAVMVVFAINTYRAKQVRYQ; encoded by the coding sequence TTGAATAGAAATGTTTGGTTGCTTTCACTTTGCCAAGCATTACTTATGACTGGCAACATCCTATTGATCTCGGTGATCGGATTAGTCGGAAAAACGCTCGCTCCGAGTCCGAGTTTTATTACCATGCCAGTGGCATTGCAGTTTTTGGGCTTGATGACAGCCACCATTCCGGCTTCGCTGATCATGGGTAAACTGGGGCGCAAAAAAGGCTTTGGTATCGGTAACATCATTGGTATCAGCGGCGCCGCGATAGCAACACTCGGACTAGCTCAACAGCATTTTAGCTTGTTCTGTGTTGGCACGTTTCTACTGGGTATTGGCATAGGATTTGGCACTTTGTATCGCTTTGCTGCGATTGAAGTTTGTGATGAAGACGCGCGCCATCGTGCCATTTCTATCTCGATGGCAGGGGGCGTGTTAGCCGCAGTTCTTGGTCCGAATTTAGCGATCTATTCACAACAGTGGTCGAATGATGGCTTGTATATTGGGGCGTTTATTGCACTGATTGGCTTGAATATTTTAGCGCTGGGCTTATTGCAGACGATTCGTTTTCCGCCTCTAGTCAAAGCGAAAGTTCAGCGAGGCAGTGATTCACTGAAAACCATCATTTCACAGCCCAATTTCTTAGTTTCTGTTTTTGCTGCCATGGTTGCCTATGCGGTGATGAATATCTTAATGACGGCAACACCTTTGGCCATGATTGGCTGCGGCTTTGATTTTCATAAAGCTGCTGGGGTCATTGAGTGGCATGTGTTGGGGATGTTCGTCCCTGCATTTTTTACTGGGCGGTTGGTCGAAAAATTTGGACCGCGGCGGATGATATTAACTGGGGGATTGCTGTTTATCCTTTGCGTTGCTATCAACATTCACGGTCAAACCATTTGGCACTTTAGGCTTGCGTTAGTGTTGCTTGGTGTTGGCTGGAACTTTATGTTTATTTCGGCGACCGGGCTGTTTAGCCAGTCTTACCGTGAAGAAAACAGATCCAAAGCTCAGGCATTTAATGAGTTTTTCGTATTTGGCTGCGTAACTATTACCGCACTATTATCCGGTTGGTTAGAAACCAGTGTCGGTTGGCAAGCGATGAACCTTTATGTGTTGCCGTTTGTCGTGGCAGTAATGGTGGTGTTTGCCATCAACACGTACCGCGCTAAGCAGGTTCGATATCAATAA
- a CDS encoding aspartate/glutamate racemase family protein: MKTIGVIGGMSWESTTTYYRYLNEVVKQAKGGLHSAKVVINSVDFAEIEQLQRQGDWQHSGELLAGAARSLQSAGADFLLIATNTMHKVASQVEQAVDIPLLHIADATGEALVNQGITTVGLLGTAFTMEQAFYKQRLTDKFGIQVIVPNGVQRRLVHDVIYQELCLGQVNSRSKDDFCTIIEELASNGAEGVILGCTEIGLLISQTDVAVPLFDTVAIHAQAAVKEALNLE; encoded by the coding sequence ATGAAAACAATCGGCGTGATCGGTGGTATGAGCTGGGAGTCGACCACGACTTACTATCGCTATCTCAACGAAGTGGTCAAGCAAGCGAAAGGTGGCTTACATTCGGCAAAAGTAGTGATCAATAGCGTCGATTTTGCTGAAATCGAGCAACTGCAACGCCAGGGAGATTGGCAACATAGTGGTGAGCTGTTAGCGGGTGCCGCGCGCTCGTTGCAATCTGCTGGGGCGGATTTTTTGCTTATCGCGACCAATACAATGCACAAAGTGGCGTCTCAAGTTGAACAAGCGGTGGATATTCCCTTGCTGCACATCGCTGATGCGACCGGTGAAGCGTTAGTTAACCAAGGTATCACAACCGTTGGGCTACTGGGGACGGCGTTCACTATGGAGCAGGCGTTCTATAAGCAAAGGTTGACGGATAAATTTGGTATCCAGGTAATAGTGCCAAACGGTGTGCAGCGCCGACTGGTACACGATGTGATTTACCAAGAGCTCTGTTTAGGGCAAGTCAACAGTCGCTCAAAAGATGACTTTTGCACCATTATCGAAGAACTCGCATCGAATGGTGCAGAGGGAGTGATTCTTGGCTGTACGGAAATCGGTTTGCTTATCTCTCAAACGGACGTGGCTGTGCCACTGTTTGATACGGTAGCCATTCATGCTCAAGCCGCAGTCAAAGAGGCATTGAACCTTGAATAG
- the phaC gene encoding class I poly(R)-hydroxyalkanoic acid synthase: protein MLQHFFSDYLVKLQETNQKWWDDLELSRAATNTPLNKAMQEVNFEDTAKLFESAANQPAALLKIQSDWWQQQLQIWQNVALSANTRDEVVQAEKGDKRFANEEWQKDLFFNFIKQSYLLFSKTYLNTIDSIEGLDEKSKERISFFSRQAINALSPSNYIATNPELLKLTLEQNGENLLAGLEKLKEDVESSADILKIRMTNNNAFRIGEDIANTPGEVVYRNELFELIQYRPMTETVNATPLLIVPPFINKYYILDLREKNSMVRWLLQQGHAVFMISWRNPSQAQRDVEFGDYVTEGVAKAVTAIEDITGQDQINAAGYCIGGTVLASTIAYYAAKRMKKRIKSATFFTTLLDFSQPGEVGAYINDTIISAIEAQNNAKGYMDGRSLSVTFSLLRENSLYWNYYVDNYLKGQSPVDFDLLYWNSDSTNVAASTHNFLLRELYLNNKLVQDKGVKIGGVWIDLNKIKIPSYFVSTKEDHIALWQGTYRGALNVGGNKTFVLGESGHIAGIVNHPDKGKYGFWTNDSLDDNADEWLTNADHQSGSWWTHWDQWLQGFNPDEQVAPFNIGSDQFPVLDLAPGNYVKQVLPIQS, encoded by the coding sequence ATGTTACAGCACTTCTTTTCGGACTACCTTGTTAAGCTCCAAGAAACCAATCAAAAATGGTGGGATGATCTAGAACTCAGCAGGGCAGCCACGAATACCCCTCTCAACAAAGCAATGCAGGAAGTCAATTTTGAAGATACGGCTAAACTCTTCGAAAGCGCCGCCAACCAGCCTGCTGCATTGCTAAAAATTCAATCCGATTGGTGGCAACAACAACTGCAAATTTGGCAAAATGTTGCATTGTCGGCCAACACGCGAGACGAAGTCGTTCAAGCTGAAAAAGGCGATAAGCGCTTTGCCAATGAAGAGTGGCAAAAAGACCTGTTTTTTAATTTTATTAAGCAATCTTACTTGCTGTTTAGCAAAACTTATTTAAACACCATAGATAGCATCGAAGGCTTGGATGAAAAGAGCAAAGAAAGGATCAGTTTCTTCTCACGTCAAGCGATCAATGCGCTTTCACCAAGCAACTATATTGCAACTAATCCAGAGCTGCTTAAGCTAACGCTAGAGCAGAACGGTGAAAATCTGCTTGCAGGTTTAGAGAAGTTGAAAGAGGACGTTGAGTCTAGCGCCGATATTCTCAAAATCCGCATGACCAACAACAACGCATTTCGCATTGGAGAAGACATTGCAAATACGCCAGGAGAGGTGGTGTATCGCAATGAACTATTTGAGCTGATCCAATATCGCCCTATGACTGAAACCGTCAACGCCACACCGCTGCTGATCGTTCCGCCGTTTATCAACAAGTATTATATTTTGGACTTGCGCGAAAAGAACTCTATGGTTCGCTGGCTGCTACAACAAGGCCATGCGGTGTTCATGATTTCCTGGCGCAATCCAAGCCAAGCGCAACGAGACGTAGAGTTTGGTGACTATGTGACTGAGGGGGTCGCGAAAGCCGTCACTGCGATAGAAGATATCACTGGGCAAGACCAAATCAACGCGGCGGGCTACTGCATCGGTGGCACTGTATTGGCAAGCACTATTGCCTACTATGCAGCGAAGCGGATGAAAAAGCGTATCAAGAGTGCTACCTTCTTTACGACGTTACTCGACTTTTCACAACCTGGCGAAGTGGGCGCCTATATCAATGACACCATTATCAGTGCGATTGAAGCGCAAAATAACGCCAAAGGGTATATGGATGGTCGCTCGCTAAGTGTGACGTTTAGCTTGTTACGAGAGAACAGCTTGTACTGGAATTACTATGTTGATAACTACTTAAAAGGTCAAAGCCCAGTCGACTTTGATCTTTTGTATTGGAATAGCGACAGCACCAACGTTGCCGCGAGCACACATAATTTCTTGTTACGCGAGCTCTATCTCAACAACAAACTGGTCCAAGACAAAGGCGTCAAAATTGGCGGAGTGTGGATTGATTTGAATAAGATCAAAATACCTAGCTACTTTGTCTCCACCAAAGAAGACCACATCGCCCTTTGGCAAGGTACTTACCGTGGTGCATTAAATGTAGGCGGCAACAAAACCTTCGTTTTAGGTGAATCCGGGCACATTGCGGGGATCGTCAATCATCCAGACAAGGGTAAGTACGGTTTTTGGACCAACGACTCGCTAGATGACAACGCTGACGAATGGTTAACCAATGCCGATCATCAAAGTGGATCATGGTGGACACATTGGGACCAATGGTTACAGGGCTTTAATCCTGATGAACAAGTCGCGCCGTTTAATATCGGCAGTGATCAGTTCCCAGTGCTCGACCTCGCCCCTGGAAACTATGTGAAGCAAGTTTTGCCGATCCAGTCCTAA
- a CDS encoding phasin family protein encodes MYTDFFKTFTDQTEKTLEPYVNFNKLVTKNVEVLTELQLNAIRTYSEMGLAQMKAASEVKDVTSLTAFNSQQLSVLTKLSQQMMDDSNKLQAIAKEFKDDVEQMTSENLKTVTPA; translated from the coding sequence ATGTATACCGATTTTTTCAAAACTTTTACTGACCAAACTGAAAAAACGCTTGAACCCTATGTCAATTTCAACAAGCTAGTGACCAAGAATGTTGAAGTATTAACTGAGCTGCAACTGAATGCGATTCGCACTTACAGCGAGATGGGACTGGCACAAATGAAGGCGGCGAGCGAAGTCAAAGACGTGACTTCTTTAACCGCTTTTAATAGTCAACAACTGTCGGTACTCACAAAGCTCTCTCAGCAAATGATGGACGACAGCAATAAGCTTCAAGCGATTGCTAAAGAGTTCAAAGACGATGTTGAGCAAATGACATCGGAAAACCTTAAGACAGTGACTCCTGCATAA